The sequence GGGTATGTTTAGCCAATAAAATCGCATCTTTAGCAATTTGAATAGCCAATTCACGGGTGGGTGCCATGATAATGGCACGGGGTTGATTTATCTGACGGCCTTCTGGTATTGGCGTCGATAATAAATGATTAAATGTAGCAACCAAAAAAGCCATCGTCTTGCCAGTGCCCGTTTGAGCCTGACCAGCGATATCTTTTGATTGAAGTAATACGGGTAATGATAACGCCTGAATCGGCGTACAAAATTCAAAACCGTTCTCTGCAAGAGCCTGTTTTACCTCTGGATGTAGAGGAAGGTCGGCAAATTTTTGGGTAGATAAATGTGTTTCGCTCATAGCGCAAGCATACCATTTGGGGTTGCAATAAGATACTCGATCGTTTGAAATAGCCACATTGTAAAAAGGTAACTTGAAAAGCTATTTTTCACCCCCAATATACATGGTAAGCCATTAACAAACCAGCAATGGCAACCAAACTGGAGAACATCATGAGCGATAAAATTATATACCTGAGTGACGACGGCTTCGAAAACGACGTATTAAAGTCTGATTTACCGGTGTTGGTAGACTTCTGGGCTGAGTGGTGTGGTCCTTGTAAAATGATCGCTCCAATCCTCGATGACGTTGCTGAAGAGTACGCAGGCCGTGTCACTATCGCTAAATTAAACGTTGACCAAAACAATGTTTCTCCGGCGAAATATGGCGTTCGTGGCATTCCAACATTATTATTATTCAAAAATGGTGAATTAGCGGCCACTAAAGTTGGTGCACTTTCAAAAACGCAATTAAAAGAGTTTATCGACGCACAAATCTAATTTGCAGTCGTCTTGAGTGACCTCCGGCACAAGCTATAAATTAATTGTGCCGGAATTTCCCTAAATTTCTGGACGCCCCGCTTTGTTAGTGCTACTTTAATAACCAGATTCTTTCTAACTAAACCACTTCTCGCTCGTCAATCACTATCCTGAATCACAAACTTTACTGATTGATCGCGGTAAGCTTTGTCGCGTAACACAAGACCCCCAAAATGAACTTAACTGAATTAAAAGACACGCCGATTTCTGACCTAGTCTCGCTAGCCGAAAATATGAAACTCGAAAATATGGCCCGCGCTCGCAAGCAGGACATTATTTTCTCAATCCTTAAAGCCCACGCCAAAAGTGGAGAAGACATTTTCGGCGGTGGGGTATTAGAAATACTCCAAGACGGTTTCGGCTTCTTACGCAGCTCAGACGGATCTTATTTGGCTGGTCCAGACGATATTTACGTCTCACCAAGTCAAATTCGCCGCTTCAATATGCGAACGGGTGACACCATTTTTGGTAAGATTCGTCCACCAAAAGAAGGTGAACGATATTTCGCTCTACTGAAAGTCAATGAAGTTAACTTCGATAAACCAGAAAACTCTCGCAATAAAATCCTATTTGAAAACTTAACCCCACTCCACGCCGAAGAACGTATGCGTATGGAGCGTGGAAATGGCTCAACTGAAGATATCACTGCGCGTATTCTGGATTTATGCTCACCGATTGGTAAAGGTCAACGTGGTTTGATCGTTGCACCACCAAAAGCCGGTAAAACGCTATTACTTCAAGGTATTGCTCAAAGCATCAGCTACAACAACCCAGAAGTGGTGTTGATGGTATTACTGATCGACGAACGCCCAGAAGAAGTAACAGAGATGCAGCGCCTCGTTAAGGGCGAAGTTATCGCATCAACCTTCGATGAGCCAGCCAGCCGCCACGTTCAAGTTGCCGAAATGGTGATTGAAAAAGCAAAACGCTTGGTTGAGCACAAGAAAGACGTCGTTATCTTACTCGACTCAATCACCCGTTTAGCCCGTGCTTATAACACTGTTATCCCGTCATCGGGCAAAGTGTTAACTGGTGGTGTGGATGCTAACGCCCTACACCGTCCAAAACGCTTCTTCGGGGCGGCACGTAACATCGAACACGGCGGCAGCTTGACCATTATCGCCACAGCCTTGGTAGATACGGGTTCTAAGATGGACGAAGTGATCTACGAAGAATTTAAAGGTACAGGTAACCAAGAGCTACATTTGTCACGTAAAGCGGCAGAAAAGCGCGTGTTCCCAGCCATTGACTTCAACCGCAGCGGTACGCGTCGTGAAGAAAAACTCACGACTCAAGAAGAGCTGCAAAAAATGTGGATCCTGCGTAAAATCCTCAATCCTATGGATGAGGTTAGCGCAATGGAATTCTTAATCGATAAATTGGCGATGACCAAGACTAACGAAGAGTTCTTTACCGCCATGAAACGCACTAAGTCTTAAATCTCAGTGAGTCTCTAAGCTAAAAGCCGCATTATGCGGCTTTTTTGTTATCTAAGATTTTTTCACTGCTAATATTTTACTCAAGTTTTTACTTAGAGCCTGTGTTCGCTGCCGGAGCATTTCCCGCAGTAAGAGCACGACGGGCGTGACATGTTCACGTCCTGGGCACACTAAGTACAAATCGACGGGCTCCCCCTGATACTCAGGCAACAAACGTACTAATCGCCCTGAGATTAAGTCATCGGCCAGATCTAGACTCGACTTAAATACCAACCCTTTGCCAGCAACAGCCCAACGGCGGGCAATCTCGGCATCATTAGCACTACGATTGCCCGTGACACGCACTTTGAATTCTTGACCATCACGCCTAAATAGCCATTGATCGTGGGTGCGCTCATCTAACTTATAAAACAAGCAATTATGCTCAACTAATTGCTCTAATGAATCAAGCACACCAAACTTGGCGAGATATTCAGGTGAGGCACACAAAACACGATCAACACTACAGATAGGAAAAGCCACTTGGTTAGAATCCTGCGGTTTTCCATAGCGCACGGCGACATCAATTTTATCGTGGTAAAAACTGCTGATATTGTCGCCAAGGTGCAAGCGCACTAGCAGTTGAGGGAAATCGAGCAAAAACTCGTCGAGCCAAGGCACAAACAGATTACGGCCAAAGTCTGAAGAAACCGAAAGGCTTAAGGTGCCGGATATTTTACCTTTATCACTGGCGATAGCCTGTTCGCCAAGTGCTAAATCGCTTAGCGCACGTCGGCAATGAATAAGATAACGTTCACCTTGCACAGTCAAACGTAAGCTGCGTGTAGTGCGGATAAATAAACTAGTATCAAGCTGTTTCTCAAGCCGTTTTATTGCAGCACTGGCAGAAGCTGCCGAGATATCCATCTCGGCTGCTGCGGCAGATATATTGCCGCAATCAGCGACTCGAACGAACAAAGCTAAATCATTAATTAGCATGATTATCAAAAATCCTTTGAAAAAATTACAAACTTTATCCTGTTTATCTCTTGGCTAATCTTCCACACAATGGCTACACGATACAAGTACACGCAAACAAGTAAACTCCAGCAAGTACACCCAGAGGAATAAACATGAAAGCCATTGGTTACCAGACAGCAGGTGCAATAACAGCGCCCAATGCATTAGAAAACATCACGCTAGCCGAGCCAACTGCGACAGGTTTTGACCTTTTAGTGGAAATCAAAGCCATTTCTGTCAATCCGGTTGATACAAAAATCCGTGCATCTAGCTCAGCACCTGCAGGTGAATACAAAATTATCGGCTGGGATGCGGTCGGTGTCGTCAAAGCCGTTGGTGAGAAAGTCAGTCTTTTCAACGTTGGCGATGAAGTGTGGTATGCGGGCGATATCAGTCGCAGTGGGAGTTATGCAGAATATCAATTGGTTGATGAGCGGATTGTCGGCCATAAGCCTAAAAGTTTAACCTATACCCAAGCCGCGGCATTACCTTTAACGGGGATTACGGCATGGGAGATTTTATTCGACCGTTTAGCTTTACCCCAAGATGGTTCGGCAACTGACGCCCGTATTTTAATTATCGGTGCGGCCGGCGGTGTGGGTTCAATCATCACTCAGCTTGCAGTAAAACTCACAGGTGCAGAAGTGATAGGCACTGCATCTCGTCCAGAATCCGCCGCTTGGGTGCACAAACTTGGTGCCGATGCAGTTATCGACCACACCAAGCCACTTTCACAGGAACTTGCCAATATTGGCATTACTGATGTGACCCATGTGATTAGCTTAACCCAAACCGATCAGCATTTTGATGAAATAGTACAAGTGCTTAAGCCGCAAGGAAAACTGGCGCTCATTGATGATCCTAAAGGCCCATTAGATGTGATGAAACTTAAGCGTAAAAGCTTATCCTTACACTGGGAGCTGATGTTTACCCGCAGCCTTTATCAGACCGAGGATATGATTGCGCAACACCACTTACTCAACCGCTTAAGCGCGCTTATTGATACGGGTGAATTGCAGAGTACATTCGGGGAGCACTACGGCACCATTAATGCCCAAAACTTAATCAAGGCTCACGCTCAGATAGAGTCTGGCAAAGCTATCGGTAAAATTGTTTTAGAAGGTTTTAACCAATGAAAATAACAGTATTTGCCCAAATCATAGCGAATCAAGGCCAAAGCGATACGCTATTTAAGATACTCAAACAACTCGTGACAGACACTCATACCGAGGCTGGCTGCATCGAATACAAACTGCATCACTCATTAGATGATGAAAATATCTTCTGGATATACGAAATTTGGCAATCCCAAGCCGCACTGGATGAGCATATGGTGAGCACGCACTTTCAAGCATTCGTCGCTCAAACCGCAGACATCATCAATCGAGCTGACATTCACAAAAGCTACGCCTGCTAATCAACAAAAAAGCGCCAAACACGTTGGCGCTTTTCATCATTTATCACTTATCAAATCAACGTCATTGCCATT is a genomic window of Shewanella putrefaciens containing:
- a CDS encoding putative quinol monooxygenase, giving the protein MKITVFAQIIANQGQSDTLFKILKQLVTDTHTEAGCIEYKLHHSLDDENIFWIYEIWQSQAALDEHMVSTHFQAFVAQTADIINRADIHKSYAC
- the rho gene encoding transcription termination factor Rho, producing MNLTELKDTPISDLVSLAENMKLENMARARKQDIIFSILKAHAKSGEDIFGGGVLEILQDGFGFLRSSDGSYLAGPDDIYVSPSQIRRFNMRTGDTIFGKIRPPKEGERYFALLKVNEVNFDKPENSRNKILFENLTPLHAEERMRMERGNGSTEDITARILDLCSPIGKGQRGLIVAPPKAGKTLLLQGIAQSISYNNPEVVLMVLLIDERPEEVTEMQRLVKGEVIASTFDEPASRHVQVAEMVIEKAKRLVEHKKDVVILLDSITRLARAYNTVIPSSGKVLTGGVDANALHRPKRFFGAARNIEHGGSLTIIATALVDTGSKMDEVIYEEFKGTGNQELHLSRKAAEKRVFPAIDFNRSGTRREEKLTTQEELQKMWILRKILNPMDEVSAMEFLIDKLAMTKTNEEFFTAMKRTKS
- the trxA gene encoding thioredoxin TrxA — protein: MSDKIIYLSDDGFENDVLKSDLPVLVDFWAEWCGPCKMIAPILDDVAEEYAGRVTIAKLNVDQNNVSPAKYGVRGIPTLLLFKNGELAATKVGALSKTQLKEFIDAQI
- a CDS encoding LysR family transcriptional regulator yields the protein MLINDLALFVRVADCGNISAAAAEMDISAASASAAIKRLEKQLDTSLFIRTTRSLRLTVQGERYLIHCRRALSDLALGEQAIASDKGKISGTLSLSVSSDFGRNLFVPWLDEFLLDFPQLLVRLHLGDNISSFYHDKIDVAVRYGKPQDSNQVAFPICSVDRVLCASPEYLAKFGVLDSLEQLVEHNCLFYKLDERTHDQWLFRRDGQEFKVRVTGNRSANDAEIARRWAVAGKGLVFKSSLDLADDLISGRLVRLLPEYQGEPVDLYLVCPGREHVTPVVLLLREMLRQRTQALSKNLSKILAVKKS
- a CDS encoding zinc-binding alcohol dehydrogenase family protein codes for the protein MKAIGYQTAGAITAPNALENITLAEPTATGFDLLVEIKAISVNPVDTKIRASSSAPAGEYKIIGWDAVGVVKAVGEKVSLFNVGDEVWYAGDISRSGSYAEYQLVDERIVGHKPKSLTYTQAAALPLTGITAWEILFDRLALPQDGSATDARILIIGAAGGVGSIITQLAVKLTGAEVIGTASRPESAAWVHKLGADAVIDHTKPLSQELANIGITDVTHVISLTQTDQHFDEIVQVLKPQGKLALIDDPKGPLDVMKLKRKSLSLHWELMFTRSLYQTEDMIAQHHLLNRLSALIDTGELQSTFGEHYGTINAQNLIKAHAQIESGKAIGKIVLEGFNQ